CCTTTCCGGGCCAATATGATGACTAACACTAATCCTCCCCCATTGAGTTGTGTGCCAACCAATAATTCTGACCAGGTGAGAGGGTCGGTGGCTTACTCGTCTCCCTCTCCAACTGCTCATAGCACTTCCTGTGATACTGTGCTCCATCACCAAATCCTATGATGACGTACTCATCCCCCATCTTGAGTGGTTGATGGCAGATGTGGCATGTTGGCATCTTCAGTCTTGCTAAGGCTTCGGCCTCGTGGCGCTTATACTCCTCAGAGATTTCAGGGATTGCCCCAGGCTCGTCCATTTACTTCACCCGCTCCATGGTTATCTTCCAGACCTCTTCAAAGTGGATTTCATCGTCATTGGGAATACTGCCCTCGATTACCATCCAGCGTATATCCACCCAACTTTCGTCAATACTCCCATCGATGTTCTTAACCTTGAACTCATATCTCTCTTGGGGCAATTATCCCACCGCCTTCTCCCCTTTGTTCAAAGCATCCACCAACTTCTTCAAATCGCTGAAGTAGATGGATACGTCCCTATCCAGCGGACCAGGTGGGGGAGTTATATCGGCCATGACATGGACCTCTAAGTAGAACCGTCTCCGCACACTGCTGGGCCTCGCAGCATCATGGGCCATCTTGCCATAACCGGCCATGAGTGGAATGGTCCAGTCCGGGTAATGGTTGCTGTACCCGTCGACCTGAGAGCTGACGTATAGTGTCAAATCCTCCAATTTAGGCGGGTACTTGGGGATGCACATGACGTGGTACGTGTTTCTCGCTCGTGTGCGCATGTAGCCTCTGCGGAAATCCTCATCGCTCACCTCAGCAGGCTTATTGATGACCCCGTTCTCATAGGGCACAGAGATGTACGTCGGCTTGCCCAATGCCATGGCAGGCTCCACGATGTCGGTTCGTAGCCAATCCTTAGCCCTGATTTTGACCCCATCTATCTTTGTGTCCTTGAGCATGTCGACCGCAGAAGGGTTCATGGGCGTGACCACCACATCTATATTCTTCTTGTGCGCTCGTTCGCATATGGTCTCGACATCGTATGCACTAAGGACCATCTTCTTCAGCAGGTCGTAGGCTGGATGGCCCTTGACCTCCTCAGAGCAGAACATCTGGAGCTTGACCGCATCTGCGCCAGCGTATGCTGATTCATCCACCATTTGCTCTAGAATGTTCCACTTTCCCAACCAATTCACACCGATTTCGGCGCTTACATAAACTCCCTCCTTAGACACTAT
The sequence above is a segment of the Dehalococcoidales bacterium genome. Coding sequences within it:
- a CDS encoding N-acetylneuraminate synthase family protein, yielding MEGEIVSKEGVYVSAEIGVNWLGKWNILEQMVDESAYAGADAVKLQMFCSEEVKGHPAYDLLKKMVLSAYDVETICERAHKKNIDVVVTPMNPSAVDMLKDTKIDGVKIRAKDWLRTDIVEPAMALGKPTYISVPYENGVINKPAEVSDEDFRRGYMRTRARNTYHVMCIPKYPPKLEDLTLYVSSQVDGYSNHYPDWTIPLMAGYGKMAHDAARPSSVRRRFYLEVHVMADITPPPGPLDRDVSIYFSDLKKLVDALNKGEKAVG